From a region of the Coffea arabica cultivar ET-39 chromosome 3e, Coffea Arabica ET-39 HiFi, whole genome shotgun sequence genome:
- the LOC113737586 gene encoding uncharacterized protein, translating to MNTLGLGYEKIDACPNDCSLYWGSAEKRTSCETCNELRWVASENDPTGVKRKIPQKVLWHFPLKPRLQRLFMSSKIASQMRWHEEKRTKDGCMRHPADSLAWQTFDHLHPEFAEDCRNVRLGLAFDGFNPFNNMSSTHSTWPVVLIPYNLPLWMCMKQPYFMLSLLIPGPSSPGNNIDVYLQPLVKELTKLWDFGIQTYDASQKEKFQLHASLLWTISDFPGYAMLSGWSTKGEYACPICHKFTHTRWLTHSFKYCYMGHRRFLDSKHKFRKQAQFFDGTEEYGKRPPLQTGDMILDIEDKEKDYYNSRRDLREMRIRKELHPIETELGKVYLPPSSFAMDKKQKTMFCNVLKKQLMPIALRKTLPKSVRYPLIRLSRYFRQLCSKAICPQDVVRLESEIAIILYDLEKCFPPTFFDAMMHLVVHLATEVKLGGPVYYRWMYPVERPEGSIAQGYLAEECINFCSLYLADYVETKFNRPSRNEEVCKEIEDGLDIFSESGHPLGRGKPTVFDAHILSKAHQYILFNCDAVTPYIEQHRRLIEEGHPQVPQHLKEHLHSENFACWFAEHIDKVELSQNVSVLRDLRFLAKVPDVVGIQHDKYIVNGFWFHTNEVEKKRKTQNSGVTVNATTSSFASVRDQNPVLSELVYFGVLKNIIELICGGHQVVLFKCDWISNEDPTDKDWQVVISTTTRAGYNMGTTMDVETYLQSDVGNPVVENENEEISWVREDGLGIEVDLSQYNLI from the exons ATGAATACATTGGGGCTGGGTTATGAAAAGATCGATGCATGTCCTAATGATTGTTCTCTTTATTGGGGTAGTGCTGAAAAAAGAACTTCATGCGAAACATGTAACGAGCTTAGGTGGGTTGCTTCAGAAAATGATCCAACTGgggtaaaaaggaaaattcctcaaaaagtGTTGTGGCATTTTCCCTTAAAACCTAGATTACAAAGACTATTTATGTCTTCTAAAATTGCATCTCAAATGAGATGGCATGAGGAAAAACGTACAAAAGATGGTTGTATGAGACATCCAGCTGATTCTCTAGCTTGGCAAACTTTTGACCATCTACATCCAGAATTTGCTGAGGATTGTCGAAATGTTAGATTGGGGTTGGCATTTGACGGGTTTAATCCATTCAACAACATGAGTTCTACACACAGTACTTGGCCTGTGGTTTTAATACCATATAACTTACCTCTGTGGATGTGTATGAAGCAACCGTACTTCATGTTGTCCTTGTTAATACCCGGACCATCCTCTCCTGGGAATAATATTGATGTTTATCTACAGCCTCTAGTTAAAGAACTGACCAAATTGTGGGATTTTGGCATTCAAACTTATGATGcatcccaaaaagaaaaatttcaattGCATGCATCTCTATTGTGGACCATTAGTGATTTCCCAGGATATGCAATGTTATCTGGGTGGAGCACTAAAGGTGAATATGCTTGTCCTATTTGTCACAAATTCACTCATACACGATGGTTGACTCATAGTTTCAAATATTGCTATATGGGTCATCGTAGATTCTTAGATAGTAAGCACAAATTTAGAAAGCAAGCCCAATTCTTTGATGGCACCGAAGAATATGGAAAGCGACCACCTTTGCAAACTGGGGATATGATT CTGGACATTGAGGATAAAGAAAAGGACTATTATAATTCCCGCCGTGATTTGAGAGAAATGCGAATAAGAAAAGAGCTGCATCCTATTGAGACAGAACTTGGAAAGGTGTACTTACCTCCATCTTCCTTTGCAATGGATAAAAAACAGAAAACTATGTTTTGCAATGTGCTAAAAAAG CAATTGATGCCTATAGCTTTGAGAAAGACTTTGCCAAAATCTGTGCGCTATCCTTTGATTCGATTGAGTAGATACTTCAGGCAGCTTTGTTCTAAAGCTATTTGTCCTCAAGATGTGGTTCGTTTGGAAAGTGAAATTGCCATTATACTCTACGATCTTGAGAAATGCTTTCCACCAACCTTCTTTGATGCCATGATgcatttagttgttcatttgGCAACTGAAGTGAAATTAGGTGGGCCGGTGTATTATCGTTGGATGTATCCTGTTGAGAG GCCTGAGGGTTCGATTGCTCAAGGCTACTTGGCAGAAGAATGCATTAACTTTTGCTCATTGTATCTTGCGGACTATGTTGAGACAAAATTCAATCGTCcaagcagaaatgaagaagtatgtaaggaaattgaagatggtttagaTATATTCTCTGAATCAGGACATCCTTTGGGGAGGGGTAAGCCAACAGTCTTTGATGCTCATATCTTGAGTAAAGCGCATCAGTATATTTTATTTAACTGTGATGCTGTCACACCTTACATAGA GCAGCATCGTAGATTGATAGAAGAAGGACATCCTCAAGTTCCACAGCATCTAAAAGAGCACTTGCATAGCGAAAATTTTGCTTGTTGGTTTGCTGAACAT attgaCAAGGTAGAACTTTCTCAAAATGTTTCGGTGTTGAGAGACTTGAGGTTCCTTGCTAAAGTTCCAGATGTTGTTGGAATCCAACATGACAAGTACATTGTGAATGGATTTTGGTTTCATACCAACGAagttgagaagaaaagaaaaacgcagAACAGTGGTGTTACAGTCAATGCAACAACATCCAGTTTTGCAAGTGTAAGGGATCAAAATCCAGTTTTAAGTGAACTAGTTTACTTTGGCGTcttgaaaaatataattgaatTAATTTGCGGAGGTCATCAGGTGGTGTTATTCAAATGTGATTGGATATCGAATG AGGATCCAACTGATAAGGATTGGCAAGTTGTTATCTCTACCACTACAAGAGCTGGATATAACATGGGCACAACCATGGATGTTGAGACATATTTGCAAAGTGATGTAGGCAATCCTGTTGTTGAGAACGAAAATGAGGAAATCAGTTGGGTTCGTGAGGATGGACTCGGGATTGAAGTTGATTTGAGccaatataatttgatttag